TAGCGTGACCgcgcctcactgtgctgatatagctgatgtgaaggatgatgttttatgtcgatgaaagtacaaacactatataataaatcatattttagcatccagatacgtcaggaacatggaaacatttggatttgtgccgaatgagagaggtagaTATCAGCTTCAccgtaaataatttgtttttggattgacattttcatagcctaaactttagaggatttgttttagagagaaactaataactgtttttataatgtttgtaaacattttgctttagactacaggcattttagcattcattatttcggaaagtaatagggctaataaaaagCAACTTGAGCCAcgacttaagtttttttttttttcactctcaaaacgcaatcttatacaagtgtttttgttgatgttgttgttttttaacaatgcagcaaacatttttaaatatctttaaaatactTTGATGTCTTTAATGTCTTGatgtgtgtgggtttttttttttagtagcctacattcgggcaaaatctagaaaagataatgctgtattggctgtgactaacAGCAGCGGGTTATTGACTCACGTTAGATCTCtattctttccttttctttttgactaaagaaaacgctgtacttattattattatattattattaggcaaattattggcaaagaatattgttttaataaaaataacgttattaaccagtATTTCTTCCACGCGAACCGATTTctgaacggtaataatatcagaggaacacaggaacagaaaggttaaaatatcgattctgctcggatttaaccaattgaattttttttttgttttcaagccCTACCGCTGAACGCGCTTCTTTAAATGGTTTCCTGGTGCTCGCTGTTgtgttttaaaacacaattgcaatgttttcaactgacattatggcatttaaacggactgcagctctgattggttgtttcttaccgggagcggtgtatttctgcaaatggcaataggaccactgggaggagccagaggagcttgattttttcacagattatctgtctcatattctactgtcaggacataatgacaggtttaacaaatatgcaaaaaaaaaaaattttttaaaccatataatttattagaaatattaatCGATTTACTGTTAGCTCCGTTAGCTTACATTTTTTCTTCACCACTCTTAAAACAGTTGCGCTGTTGTTTTAGAGGGGCGAAGAAGAACTGACCACCTGACTCCTCCTTAAAAGGAGCTAACCATAGAGCTAACGTTAACGCATCATGTCGGCAGTTTTGCAGTACTTTACAGTGGATTTTCCCACCAGTAAGACGGCGAAATGCAACATATGCAAAGAAGCAATTTCGAGGGGTGGCACGAATGTTGCAAATTTCAACACCAGCAACTTAAACATTTGAAGACGCGTCACACTAAAAGAGCACGACGAATTCACCAAAGCTAAGGTTAAAAAAAGGACGACCTGCAGCAGCAAACTCTGGAAACTGCCTTCCAGCGAAGAGATAAATTCCCCAAAGACAGCCAAAAAGCAACAAATATAACCAACAAAATTGTGGAGTTTATTGTCCTGGATGACCAACACCTTTCTGTCGTCGAAAATGTGGGATTTCGCCGCTTAATGGAGCATTTGGAGCCAAGGTACTGTTTGCCAGGTCGTAAATATATTTCTGAAACCGCGCTACCCAAATTATACGAGACAGTTAGAGAACACATTTTGTGTATGCTGAAAGACGTGCATGCAATCAGCCTTACCACAGACATTTTGAGCTCCGACGTGTGCCCCATGTCTTTGCTAAGTTTAACGTCACACTGGGTGGACAGAGAGACAACATTTATCCCTTGAAGTGCAGTGCTGCACGCGAACGAGTTCCGAGGGTCACATACTGGCACATCAATTGTCGAAGCAATTGAAGAGATGCTAGTAAAATGGAAAATCCCCAAGTCCAACGTTCATGTTGTTTTGCGCGACAACGCTAGCAACATGAAGAAAGCCATGGACGAGATGGATGTAGCAAGTTTGGGATGCTTCGCCCACACTCTCCAGCTGGTGGTGCATGAAGGGCTACTGTCACAGAGAAGTGTGAAGGATGCACTGGCGAATTGTAGAAAGATCGTCGGCCATTTCAAACACTCGCCTCTAGCTACTACACGTCTGGAGGATATTCAAAAAGATCTCCAAATGCCCACCAAACGTCTGCACCAAGGTCTATGGTCGAAAGTTTACTGGAGCAGAAGCGGTCAATTTCAGCTTATGGAGCTGACCACGACCTGCCAGTGACCCTTACGTCTCACCAGTGGGCTTTAATGGAGAAAATCATCATTGTTCTGGCACCATTTAAAGAATGGACCAGACAGAATAGCTCTTCCACCTCTTCTGCAGCTGAAGTCATTCCCTCAGTCACAGTGCTGACGCCTGCTTGCTCGGGAGAACGAGGGGGACATGGGTATAAAAACCATGAGAACAACCCTTCTTGAGGCTGTCCAGAAAAGATTCAAGAATATCGAGAATGAGCCCTCGTATGCAGTTGCCACTCTTTTAGACCCACGATTCAAAGACAGGTATGTCTAATATGTTTAATAAATGTCtatattataaacaaaatttTGAAATGGTGTTTTGGATAACTAGATATTGCATTATTATTGATTACTGTTGCATTAATATGTAACCACTAAAAGCTACTATAGAGgttgtttatatgtttattttacacattaagacatttatttttaatttttcattgttttttagatACTTCACAGGAGCAGACAGCAACAAGCATGCCAAGGATGCTCTGACCCAAGAAGTGGAGAAGATGGAGGCAGCGTTACTGAGCAGGACGACACCTGAGGGAGCAGAGACAGTGCCAGAAAACCCCCATAAAGCCCCACGTCTGGaagcacagccagacagcagAAAGAGCAGCTTGAAAGGCCTGTTTGAGGAAATCCTGCAGGAGCATGATGAGGAACATGGGGCAAGTAGCACTAGCACACAAGTTCAAAATCAAATACAGACATATTTGACAGAACAAACGGTCCCACGCTCAGACAGCCCATTCCAGTACTGGGAAGTCAACCAAATTAGTTTTCCCACCCTGGCTGCCACTGCTGCAAAGTTTCTCTTTGCTCCTTGTACCAGTGTTGACAGTGAGAGACTGTTCAGTGTAGCATCCAACATTATTGATGCAAGAAGGAACAGGCTAGGAGGAGAGAGGGCAGAAATGCTCATCTTCTTGAAGAAGAATCTGCCTTTGCTCTTGAAATTATGAGCAATACTAAATTGCTTAAATGATACTGCAATGTGTAGCCTACTTGATGtaaagtattttttgtttaatatgtaGCTGCTACtcttttgatttgtatttttgtttaggTTTACTTTATAGGTTGGTTTTGCACTATTGTTAAATACTGCACTATTTGAAGGTTTGAATGCCTTTTTATTACATAATGGCTGCACTTTAAGTTTTTTCTTAAGGAATCATTGAAGTTGCTGTTGGGCTACTGTTTTATACTgccttttttttacaatattgtggctgcactttatttaaaaaaaaaaaatatatatatatatatatatattcctatatttatttaaattgcagtTGGACTactgttttattcttttttctatttaaatgccttttttattttacaatattgtggctgcactttattaaaaaataaattatatatatatatatatatatatatatatatatatatatatattcctgtatttatttagttaaattgCTGTTGCACTACTGTTTTATATTGttctatttaaacattaaaaataatttaaaataaatggctTCAATTTCctgtatttattcatgttttacaaAGGGTTTAACCTGAGCCAGACCTTACCACAATGATAATATCACAGTTATGCAGGCATAGTATgatcttttccttttttcttttaacacactggtatcggtactcagtatcggccgatacccAAAGCATAAGTATCGGAATCGGGAGGGAAAAAATTGTATCTGACCATCTCTAGTTTTAAGAAACTATGCCCAATTATGGAGATTAGCAGATTCAAATTTACTACTTAATGTCCTGAGGCCTCCTCCTCAAACAGGACATCTGATTCAAGTAAATGTCTTCCTCCACATTGTACAGCAGTTACAAAACCACATACACGGTACTCCGAGTGTGTAATCATTTGTATTACAGCATAACTCTCTGCATCCTTTTCCAGAGTGTTGTGATTCACTTGAATACATTTTCTGTAAGCCAGGGGttaacaaacacacacccacccTGGGAGCTCTTCCAAGAGATCATTTGGGTGGTGTCTCAGTTCCCGAATCTGTAGCTGCAGAATGTTGCTAATGATGTAGATAAATAACTTCATGTCACTGTTAAACGGTTGCTCTTGCAGTATCAGACAGCTTCTGCGCACAGGCCATCCTTGAAACGCTAGGCATTTGTGTGTCTGGTGGAACCAAGAATCATTAGATAAGATAAACTTGGCCAGCCCAACCCAAAAATGGTGGCCATAGACATTTTCTTTTCAGGAAAAAAATTCTatgaaaagtctttttttttttttaaatgtttgaacagACCTTTTCTTTAATTAAGCATGACATTTTGGCACTTAAATCATTTACCACTGCTAGTGCTACACTTGATCTACTTCAGATCAAGATTTACATGATTATTTCTTCTTGTACCTACAGTGTGAAAAGGCATATTCACACAGTGCAAAATTCAATGACCAAAGGAAATAAAGTTGCTCTCTCGGTGTGAAGAGACTGCAGGAAATAGATCCAAGacctttatattaaaataaaatactaacgGTGTCTTTAAAGTGCTGCTTGTAGACTGATCACTGATCCACTAAAGCAGTCAGAATTACGATTGTTTTATGCATAATTTAGCATCCTCAAAGAACTTGTGGAGATTCATCAAACGGTAGTGAAGTCGTTTAAAATGCCAAAACGAATTTACCTCATTCTTTTCGGTCTCTGTTCTGCAGTCCTCTAATGAGACACAGGGGTATCTGACTATCCACCTATGAAGTCCACCTATGGGAACAGAGGATGGCTGAAGATAAAATAGTGCTGACTGCTTTCCTGTTCTGGCAGCGGAGGTCAGGGCTGTCTGGGATGAAAAGGGATCTACAGCTGAGCACATCCTCATTATGGGGTTTCCTCCACCTGGACATGGTTTGCTCACTAAAAGTCTAACATTTGAGAACCCGCCCTTATATGAGAGGCCAAATGTGTAACAGAATATGGGAAagaatgataatggcataaaggGAACGTGTAACAACTGTTAGAACACCTTTTGTTTTAATCTAGATAGCAGAAAACATAAGGACTCAAAAACTCAA
This is a stretch of genomic DNA from Carassius carassius chromosome 10, fCarCar2.1, whole genome shotgun sequence. It encodes these proteins:
- the LOC132151372 gene encoding zinc finger BED domain-containing protein 4-like; amino-acid sequence: MGIKTMRTTLLEAVQKRFKNIENEPSYAVATLLDPRFKDRYFTGADSNKHAKDALTQEVEKMEAALLSRTTPEGAETVPENPHKAPRLEAQPDSRKSSLKGLFEEILQEHDEEHGASSTSTQVQNQIQTYLTEQTVPRSDSPFQYWEVNQISFPTLAATAAKFLFAPCTSVDSERLFSVASNIIDARRNRLGGERAEMLIFLKKNLPLLLKL